In the Epinephelus lanceolatus isolate andai-2023 chromosome 6, ASM4190304v1, whole genome shotgun sequence genome, one interval contains:
- the LOC117253440 gene encoding transmembrane protein 69-like: MLSAIFQRSTFAAQKVWHWAGPPQRCWTSALSRASDVGSSSLQSCWASTARLPFSERSDGRVNPPAVFGFRKIELFQRTQTHAAPFSARNRQFHSSAARLKKRPEQPEPPRELDLLRYDMKHLWKSPKPALYLGFAGLLPFVTPTLLMAVTESYYPELAYAQLAYGASIVSFLGGSRWGFALPESSPAKPDWINLANSVVPSLLAWVAMLMSDSLVSAVTMVIMGLGISLHYDLSLLPTYPSWFKALRNVLTIVAFLSLLGTLVVHGICPEKKLFLD; this comes from the exons ATGCTCTCTGCTATATTTCAAAGAAGCACTTTTGCTGCCCAGAAG GTATGGCATTGGGCAGGTCCTCCACAAAGATGCTGGACATCAGCCCTGAGCAGGGCTTCAGATGTTGGATCCAGTTCCCTGCAGAGCTGCTGGGCCTCAACGGCAAGGCTGCCATTCTCAGAAAGGAGCGATGGACGAGTAAATCCTCCTGCTGTCTTCGGTTTCAGGAAGATTGAGCTGTTCCAGAGGACCCAGACTCATGCAGCTCCATTTTCAGCGAGGAACCGACAGTTCCATTCCTCTGCTGCGAGGCTGAAGAAGCGACCAGAGCAGCCTGAACCTCCCAGAGAGCTGGATCTGCTGCGCTATGACATGAAACACTTGTGGAAAAGTCCTAAACCTGCCCTGTACCTGGGGTTTGCAGGGCTGCTCCCCTTTGTCACCCCCACTCTGCTCATGGCTGTGACTGAGAGCTACTATCCAGAGTTGGCCTACGCTCAGTTAGCTTATGGCGCCTCCATCGTATCCTTCCTTGGTGGATCCCGCTGGGGATTCGCTCTTCCTGAGAGCAGCCCAGCCAAACCGGACTGGATAAACCTGGCCAACAGTGTGGTTCCCTCCCTGTTAGCGTGGGTGGCCATGCTGATGAGTGACAGCCTTGTTTCTGCAGTCACCATGGTTATCATGGGACTTGGAATCTCGCTGCATTATGATTTGTCTCTGCTGCCTACTTACCCCAGCTGGTTCAAAGCCCTGCGCAATGTCCTGACCATCGTGGCGTTTTTATCTCTTCTTGGTACACTTGTAGTTCATGGAATATGCCCAGAGAAGAAGCTATTCTTAGattaa
- the LOC117253437 gene encoding mitochondrial adenyl nucleotide antiporter SLC25A24-like yields MYQVVRKLFFTDCLCADDASKTYEDLFAKLDTNKDGKVDVSELKAGLAAMGIKTGREAAQKIVSSGDKDKDEGLDFNEFTKYLKEHEKKLRLTFKSLDKNNDGRIDITEIRQSFADLGMDISKGEAEKILQSIDADGTMSLDWNEWREHFLFNPATNLQEIIRYWKHSSVLDIGDSLSIPDEFTEEEKTTGVWWKQLAAGAMAGAVSRTGTAPLDRMKVFMQVHSTKTNKISLVSGFKQMLKEGGPTSLWRGNGINVLKIAPETAIKFMAYEKYKKMLASEPGTIKTHERFLAGSLAGATAQTAIYPMEVMKTRLTLRKTGQYSGMFDCAKKILKTEGVKAFYKGYVPNLIGIIPYAGIDLAVYESLKNLWLSHYAKDSANPGVLVLLGCGTLSSTCGQLASYPLALVRTRMQAQASLEGSEQLPMTKIVKTILQNEGFFGLYRGILPNFMKVLPAVSISYVVYEHMRDNLGIQQK; encoded by the exons ATGTATCAAGTCGTCAGGAAGCTGTTTTTCACGGACTGCTTGTGTGCTGATGATGCGTCCAAAACATACGAAGATCTGTTCGCCAAGCTGGACACCAACAAGGATGGGAAAGTGGATGTGTCCGAGCTGAAGGCGGGCCTGGCTGCCATGGGCATCAAGACTGGGAGAGAAGCAGCTCAG AAAATAGTTTCCTCTGGAGACAAGGACAAAGATGAGGGGCTCGACTTCAACGAGTTCACCAAGTATCTAAAGGAACATGAGAAGAAGTTACGACTGACCTTCAAGAGCTTGGACAAAAACAATGATG GTCGAATAGACATCACGGAGATAAGGCAGTCATTTGCCGATCTGGGAATGGACATCAGTAAAGGCGAGGCAGAGAAGATCCTTCAAAG TATTGATGCGGATGGCACCATGTCTTTGGACTGGAATGAATGGAGGGAGCATTTCCTGTTTAACCCAGCTACCAACCTGCAGGAGATAATCCGCTACTGGAAGCATTCCTCG GTGCTGGACATTGGTGACAGCCTCTCCATCCCAGATGAgttcacagaggaggagaagacaaCCGGTGTGTGGTGGAAGCAGCTGGCAGCGGGGGCCATGGCCGGTGCCGTGTCCCGTACAGGAACTGCCCCACTGGACAGAATGAAGGTGTTCATGCAG GTGCATTCCACCAAGACCAACAAAATCAGCCTGGTTAGTGGTTTTAAGCAAATGTTAAAAGAAGGAGGCCCGACGTCTCTGTGGAGAGGAAATGGTATCAACGTGCTGAAGATCGCCCCGGAGACGGCCATTAAATTTATGGCCTATGAGAAG TATAAGAAGATGCTGGCCAGTGAACCAGGGACGATCAAGACCCACGAGAGGTTCCTGGCTGGATCGCTGGCTGGAGCCACAGCACAAACTGCCATCTACCCCATGGAG GTGATGAAAACCCGTCTGACCCTGAGGAAGACCGGGCAGTACTCAGGAATGTTTGACTGTGCCAAGAAAATCCTGAAGACTGAGGGAGTGAAGGCATTTTACAAGGGCTACGTCCCCAATCTCATCGGCATCATCCCCTATGCTGGCATAGATCTGGCAGTGTACGAG AGCTTGAAGAACCTCTGGTTGTCTCACTACGCCAAAGACTCAGCCAACCCCGGTGTGCTGGTGCTGCTTGGCTGTGGTACTCTATCCAGCACTTGTGGACAGCTGGCCAGCTACCCCCTGGCTCTGGTCCGCACCAGGATGCAGGCACAAG cttcTCTTGAGGGCTCAGAGCAGCTGCCCATGACCAAGATTGTGAAGACCATTCTGCAAAACGAAGGCTTCTTTGGACTTTACCGTGGCATCCTGCCCAATTTCATGAAGGTCCTACCTGCTGTCAGCATCAGCTACGTGGTGTATGAGCACATGAGGGATAACTTGGGTATTCAGCAAAAGTAG